CGCAGATCTGGCACCGGCACAGCAGGCACTGCTGCTACAAGAAGGCTTATACGAGACGCGTCGACTGTTGAACGAAGATCAGTACGACGCGAAGTTTCGCAAGATGCTCGCCGCGTCCGAGGACCTGGCCAAGTCGCTGAAGCAGCAAATCGAAGCTGGCCAAAAGAGCGAGGCAACGGCCACGCTCAAGAAGGTGAAAGCGTCGTGCTCGGCATGCCACAACGACTACCGCAACTAGCAACTGCCAGCTTCTGCTTGCCCGTTTCCAGTTTAAAGTTGAACTGAAAGGTCGTCTTCTTTCAAGAGGGCAATAAGATGCCCGCGCTCGTCCAATATCTACTTATTGGTACATTGCACCCGTCATTCGGCTTCGCGAGTCTGTTGAATAGCACACAAAAGCTGAGGTTCAGCATATGACGGATGGCCGTGGCGACCGGCAGTTCGAACCAGCAAGTATCGGGTGGGATCGGAAATGCCTCCGAGGTTTCCCTGGGAATGCTCTGAATAAACGGCCAAGCTCGGAGGAATTCTGAGCTTGGTTCCTTGCGCAGAGTGGTGGGGCCGCGAAACAGCTTGCAGGGGCCGAGTTTAGATATCGAGTTCGTCGACGGCGTCGATCAGATTGTCGAGTTCGTCTTTCTCGCGATCGTCGTTGTCGGCCTGGCGTTTCGGCACGCCAACGTTGGTGCCGACCGCTTCTCGACCGGCGAGCAGTAGTTGTTCGTCTCGTTCGCGAACGGCCGTATCGATCGACTTGTCGTCTTCCTTCGGCTTGCCAAAGAGTTGCGACAGATCGATCTTCAGGCCACCGCCTGCCACTTCATCGCTGCCGGCGATGGTTGGCGTTTTGTGCTGTGGGAAGATGATGGCATTCTCTGGGCAGACACGGCTGCACGCAGGGCAACCTTTACGGCAGTTGTCCGGCATCTCGACCAGAATGGTCTCGACTCCATCGACGCCATAAACACCGAACAAGCAGAAGTCGATGCACTCCATGCAGTTCGTGCAACGGCTGTAATCGATGACCGGATACCAGCGACGTTTGGCATCTTCCTCGATTCGCAGCGGCTCGATGATATCGATCGGCTTTTCGAGTTCGCCACCTTCTTTCAGCGCCGTGTCGTTGGTCGGATTGGCGACCCGTGCCAACTGTTGTGGCGTGGGGGAAGGGGACCCGCCGAGGCCGCCCAGTTCGACGACTTGGGTCGAGATTTCCCGATGAATTCGCTTCACTTCGTCGACGTAATCTTCGAGCTTGTTCGAGACTCGCAGGTCGACGCAGTAGATCATCCGGTTGGGAATCGGTCGGCTATCGAGAACACGCAGCTTGTCGCTGTCCTCTGGCTCATCGAGGAGGTCGTCTTCATCTTCGTCCGACTCGTGTACCAGCAGAGAAGTACCTGCCTTGCCGCGGATGTTGTTGCGATCGAGCGTCCAACGCGTGGCGCGTTCGTACAGCCAGCTCAGCACGACGAAGTCGGTGGTGATGGCCTGCAGACCGAGCATGCCGGGGCCATCGTTTTTCAAGTCGTACAGATGCGGAACGATCGTGACTTCGATCCCGGGCTCAAACAGCAGCGCGGCAACGATATCCTCCTCCAGCTTGCGCTTGGCGGGATTGTTGCTCTGGCCTTGGCTGACGACGACCGTCAAACGTTTGGGCATGGGGTTACTCGTTCAATTGTCCCTTGATGGTCCGCTGGGTAATTTCCCAGACCGACGCGAGGTGTTCGATATATTGCTCGGGATCGAGCAGCTTTTCGCCACTTCCCTCGATCTCGTAAAGCCAACCCTCGCCGTACATATCGACGTTAATTCGAGAAGGGTCGCTCATCAACTCGGGGTTCAACCGCGACAGAACACCGGGAATCGGAGGGTAGAGCTCGCTTTCGGCCTTACTACTTTCGATAAAGCCGATCTCTTGACCTTCCGCAATTGTAGCACCTTCGTCAACCTGCCACTCGAGGAAATAGACATCCTGCAGCAGACGTACAGCATAAGCCGTAAAGCCAAACTGATAGCCATTTCCACTGGGGATGGCCCAGCAGTGGTTCTTTGTGTACTGCCGATCGGTGGGGAATTTGGCTTCAAATTTCCCCATCATGAAGACCAGAGAGTCGCTCATTAGGTGTATCGCACGCCCTGGAATTGGGGTTCGAAGAATGGCGGCAGCAAACCGTCGGCCCGCAACAAACCGTCGCGAGTCAAGTCGATTCGGTCGCCATCGACCGTCAGCAGACCTTCTTCCTGGTACTGCTTCCAGATGTCGGACCACTTATCCAAGATCTCGACCCCGAACTTCTGACGGAAGTAATCGGCTTCGAGGTAACCTCGCTTCATCAGCAAGATCGTTTCACGAATCAGCAACTGTTCTGGGGTCGGACGATAGGCACGTTTGAGCGGCAGTTCGTTGTGTTCCAACAGCGAGCTGGTGTAGTCGCCCCACTCGGTCTTGTTCTGGTAGTGAACACCACTGATATGGCCGAAGCTGGCCACACCAGTCGCCAGCAAGTCGCTGCCACCGAACAGATTGTCGCGGTAGCTGAAGTTTACCTTGCTTGGGTCTTTGACCATGGTGTACGCGCTGGAAACACTGTAGCCAGCCTTGGCCAGTTCGTCGAAGGCATAGCTGACCCAGGCCCGCTTCATCGGCCAATCGGCGACAGGCGTTTCGATCTTGTTGCCCAGGATGTCTTGCGAATAGACCGTGTTGAACGGCAATTCCATTTGGTAGATGGTCACGCTTTCTGGCGAGAACTCGAGCACCTTGCGGATATTCTCTTTCCAGGTATCCCACGTTTCGCCCACCATGCCGGCGATCAGGTCGATGTTGACGTTGGGGAAGTTGGCGGCTTCGATCCATTCCCAAGCGGTATAAACTTCCTTGGAAAGGTGAGCACGGCCATTCTCTTCCAGGATGTGATCGAAGAAGTTTTCGACACCCAGGCTCAAGCGAGTCACGCCCATATCGCGCAGGGCTTTGACTTTTGATTCACGCAGCGTACCTGGTTCGCACTCGAAAGTAACTTCTTCCGCTTGATCCCAACTGATGCTCGTTCGCAGGCGATCTTCCAATCGCTTCAACTGCTTCGGACTGAGGAACGACGGGGT
This genomic window from Bremerella sp. JC817 contains:
- a CDS encoding coproporphyrinogen-III oxidase family protein translates to MATESTKTEVGSYFISNYPPFSQWSEDYADDLNTAMHSAPREGVPLGLYLHVPFCRKRCKFCYFRVYTDKNANEVETYVSALVKEIELVSQTEAMGGRPFRFVYFGGGTPSFLSPKQLKRLEDRLRTSISWDQAEEVTFECEPGTLRESKVKALRDMGVTRLSLGVENFFDHILEENGRAHLSKEVYTAWEWIEAANFPNVNIDLIAGMVGETWDTWKENIRKVLEFSPESVTIYQMELPFNTVYSQDILGNKIETPVADWPMKRAWVSYAFDELAKAGYSVSSAYTMVKDPSKVNFSYRDNLFGGSDLLATGVASFGHISGVHYQNKTEWGDYTSSLLEHNELPLKRAYRPTPEQLLIRETILLMKRGYLEADYFRQKFGVEILDKWSDIWKQYQEEGLLTVDGDRIDLTRDGLLRADGLLPPFFEPQFQGVRYT
- a CDS encoding glycine cleavage system protein H; this translates as MSDSLVFMMGKFEAKFPTDRQYTKNHCWAIPSGNGYQFGFTAYAVRLLQDVYFLEWQVDEGATIAEGQEIGFIESSKAESELYPPIPGVLSRLNPELMSDPSRINVDMYGEGWLYEIEGSGEKLLDPEQYIEHLASVWEITQRTIKGQLNE
- a CDS encoding ferredoxin family protein; this translates as MPKRLTVVVSQGQSNNPAKRKLEEDIVAALLFEPGIEVTIVPHLYDLKNDGPGMLGLQAITTDFVVLSWLYERATRWTLDRNNIRGKAGTSLLVHESDEDEDDLLDEPEDSDKLRVLDSRPIPNRMIYCVDLRVSNKLEDYVDEVKRIHREISTQVVELGGLGGSPSPTPQQLARVANPTNDTALKEGGELEKPIDIIEPLRIEEDAKRRWYPVIDYSRCTNCMECIDFCLFGVYGVDGVETILVEMPDNCRKGCPACSRVCPENAIIFPQHKTPTIAGSDEVAGGGLKIDLSQLFGKPKEDDKSIDTAVRERDEQLLLAGREAVGTNVGVPKRQADNDDREKDELDNLIDAVDELDI